The sequence CCACGCCGAGCTGCTGCGGTCCCTCGCCGCCGAGAGCGGCTTCCTGGCCCTGACCGGCAGCGCGGACCTGAGGGAGCTGGAGGCGCGCGAGGAGGACGACCCGGCGGTGCAGGCCGCCGCCGCCGCCTTCGTCCACCAGGCGTGCAAGGCCATCGGGGAGCAGTGCGGGGCGCTGCCGGGCCGACCGGACGCGCTGGCGATCACCGGGGGGGCCGCCCGCTGGGAGGCCGTGGTGGACCGCATCGAGCGGCGGCTCGGCTGGATCGCCCCCGTGATCATCGTGCCCGGCGAGCTGGAACTCGAGGCCCTGGCGGAAGGCGCGGGCCGGGTGCTGCTGGGGCTGGAAGCGCCCCGGGACTGGGCGCCCCCCGTGCCCGGCGCGGACGGAAGCCGCTAGCGTGGCCCGCCGCCGCCCCCCCCGCGCCGCCCCCGAGCCCATCCGCGCGACGAGCATGTGGCGGGTGGACCAGGTGTTCCTCGCCCGGCGCGGCCAGCGCATCGAGGTCACCTGCTCGCTGGTGAACGACCGCGGCGGCCTGCGGAACCTCAGCGTGGTGGCGCCGACCGACGACCCCCCGGAGGCCCTGCGCCACGCCGCCCGCTTCATCGCGGGAAAGGGCAACGTCTCCAGCGCCCGCCAGGCCCGGGTGCGCTGGGCGCGCGAGCAGACGACCACCCTGCAAGACGAGCTGATCCGTGACCGCGCCCTGGAGGACGACTTTCAGGACGCCTTCGAGGACACCTTGCAGGAGGTCCGCGACCGGATGAGGTAGGGACGGGCGCCGCGAGGGTCATCCCGGGTCGCTCGGCGGAGGAGCCCATTTCGAAGACCCCTCACCCGTGGGGAGAGGGAATCTTTTCGGCGGCGGGCTCTTCTTCTGCCGACGGCTCCAAAGATGACGCAGGGATGGGAGCCGGTTTCCCTCCCGTTCCCGTTAAAGAAAAAGCCCCACCGATTGGTGGGGTTTTTGTGGTTGCAGGGACAGGATTTGAACCTGTGACCTCCGGGTTATGAGCCCGACGAGCTACCAGACTGCTCTACCCTGCGTTACCTCTTGCCTCGCGCGCCTTTTTTGGCGCTCAGAAATAGTAGCGCGGGTTCAAAAATCTGTCAACTGCCGCTCTGGCGGGCAGTGCGGCGCTAGGCTGGGGCCGTGACGGAAACCGGCCCGGCGGGCATTCAGGGGCGCAAGCTCCGGCATATCGAGGCCTGCCTGCGGCCGGAAAGCCAGTACGCGGGTGTGACGACCGGCCTGGAGCGGGTGCCCTGGCCGTACCGGGCGCTTCCCGACCTCGACCTGGAGGACGTGAGCCTGGAGACCGTGTTCCTGGGCCGGACGCTGGCGGCCCCCGTGCTCATCGGCGCGATGACGGGCGGGGCGGAGCGGTCGGCGGCTATTAACCGCAACCTTGCCGTCGCCGCGCAGAGGCTGGGGGTCGGCCTGATGCTGGGCTCGCAGCGGGTGATGCTGGAGCGGCCGGAGACCGCCGCGAGCTTTCAGGTGCGCGGGGTGGCGCCCGACGTGCTGCTCGTCGGGAACCTCGGGGCGGCGCAGTTCGGGCTGGGCTACGGGGCCGGGGAGGCCGTGCGGGCGGTGCGCGAGGTGAGTGCCGATGCCCTGGCGATCCACGTCAATCCCTTGCAGGAGGCCATGCAGGCGGGGGGCGACACCCGTTGGGCCGGGCTGGGCGGGCGGCTGGCCGAGGTCGTCCCCACGTTGCCCTTCCCCGTGATCCTCAAGGAGGTGGGGCACGGGCTCGACGGAGGGACCGTTCGCGCCGTCGCCGGGACGGGCTTCGCGGCCCTCGACGTGGCGGGGGCGGGCGGCACGAGCTGGGCCCGGGTGGAGCAGCTCGTGCGGTACGGCGACGTGCTCACCCCCGATCTGTGCGAGGTGGGCATTCCCACCGCTCGGGCCCTGGTGGAGGCCCGCCGCGCGGCGCCGGGAACCCCCCTCATCGCGTCCGGCGGGATTCGCACCGGCCTGGACGCCGCCCGCGCCCTCGCCCTCGGCGCCCAGGTCGTCGCCGTCGCCCGCCCCCTCCTCGAACCCGCGCTGGAGGGTGCGGCGGCGGTCGAGGCCTGGCTCTCGCGCTTCATCCACGAGTTGCGGGTGGCCCTGTTCGTCGGCGGCTATCCGAGCGTCGGGGCGGTCAGGGGAACGGCGGACCCGGAGCGTTGAGGTCCGGCCTCAGCGCCGCGCCTCCACCCCCAGGAGGTGCGCCCCCAGGCTGCCGAAGCTCACCTCATCGGCGGGGGGATGGGTTAGGCCCGCGCGGGCGTCGCGCAGCAGGCGTTCCAGCGGCAGGGCGGGCGTGAGGGCCGCTCCCCCCGCCGTCCGCACCGCGAGGTCAGTGGCGCTCACGGCGGCGTTCGTGGCGCAGGCCTTCGCGGCGGCCAGGACGGGGACGGCCTCGGGCGTCGGTGCGTCGTCCCAGGTCCGCGCGGCCTCCAGGAGGAGCGCGCGGGCCGCGTGCAGTTCCGCCGCGATGCGCCCCACGTTCTCCTGCACGCGCGGCAGGGTGGCGATGGGGGCGCCGAGCGCGGTGGGCACCCGCTCCCGGGCGTAAGCCACCAAGGCGCCCAGGGCGGCGAAGCCCACGCCCAGGTACGTCGCCGCGATGGCGGTCCAGAACCACGCGCTGCTCGCCGGATGCCCCGGCGCGGGCGGGGCGAGGAGGTCGCCGGGGACGTGGACCCCCGCGAACGTCACGTCGTGGCTGCCGCTGCCGCGCAGGGCGAGGGCGCCGGTCCAGGTGGGCTCGATCCCCACCCCGGGGGCGTGCATGTCCACGAGCAGCCGGACGACCTCGCCCCCCGGGGTGGCCGCGCTGACCACGGCGAGGTCGAGGGCGCGCGCCCCCGTCGCCCAGGTCTTGCGGCCCGTCAGGCGCCAGCCGTCCCCCTCCGGCACGGCGACGGTGCGGGGCAGGCCGCCGCGCGAGGGGCTGCCGAGTTCGGGCTCGCTCGCCAGGGCGTT is a genomic window of Deinococcus aerius containing:
- a CDS encoding PfkB family carbohydrate kinase translates to MVFLSGANLSLPAQDAWRAYRESWDPRLIAIGVGAAGALLSERGRPPWHQLAVPTRPVVSTSGAGDALLAAFVRVYFSGLGAREALRPGCTFASCTCGEPGGAAGHLTWPELSALTEVGPGAGATLPGVTHALSPTLQDVTGRAAHAIRTHADACEAAQDVTPEAAAALRASGYTRLTLPRERGGLGATLEEYAAAQLRLGEANAALALVLAMHTHVVGAAFQGGTLPEPMLAALERASVEGRLVNALASEPELGSPSRGGLPRTVAVPEGDGWRLTGRKTWATGARALDLAVVSAATPGGEVVRLLVDMHAPGVGIEPTWTGALALRGSGSHDVTFAGVHVPGDLLAPPAPGHPASSAWFWTAIAATYLGVGFAALGALVAYARERVPTALGAPIATLPRVQENVGRIAAELHAARALLLEAARTWDDAPTPEAVPVLAAAKACATNAAVSATDLAVRTAGGAALTPALPLERLLRDARAGLTHPPADEVSFGSLGAHLLGVEARR
- the fni gene encoding type 2 isopentenyl-diphosphate Delta-isomerase; translated protein: MTETGPAGIQGRKLRHIEACLRPESQYAGVTTGLERVPWPYRALPDLDLEDVSLETVFLGRTLAAPVLIGAMTGGAERSAAINRNLAVAAQRLGVGLMLGSQRVMLERPETAASFQVRGVAPDVLLVGNLGAAQFGLGYGAGEAVRAVREVSADALAIHVNPLQEAMQAGGDTRWAGLGGRLAEVVPTLPFPVILKEVGHGLDGGTVRAVAGTGFAALDVAGAGGTSWARVEQLVRYGDVLTPDLCEVGIPTARALVEARRAAPGTPLIASGGIRTGLDAARALALGAQVVAVARPLLEPALEGAAAVEAWLSRFIHELRVALFVGGYPSVGAVRGTADPER